The following DNA comes from Halobacillus litoralis.
TAAGGACAGCTCCTTTCAAATTTCCAACGCCCACGACGGATAGGGACCGAACTGTCTCACGACGTTCTGAACCCAGCTCGCGTACCGCTTTAATGGGCGAACAGCCCAACCCTTGGGACCGACTACAGCCCCAGGATGCGATGAGCCGACATCGAGGTGCCAAACCTCCCCGTCGATGTGGACTCTTGGGGGAGATAAGCCTGTTATCCCCGGGGTAGCTTTTATCCGTTGAGCGACGGCCCTTCCATGCGGTACCGCCGGATCACTAAGCCCGACTTTCGTCCCTGCTCGACTTGTAGGTCTCGCAGTCAAGCTCCCTTGTGCCTTTACACTCTGCGAATGATTTCCAACCATTCTGAGGGAACCTTTGGGCGCCTCCGTTACTCTTTGGGAGGCGACCGCCCCAGTCAAACTGCCCACCTGACACTGTCTCCGGACCGGATCACGGTCCTGGGTTAGAATGTCCGTACAGCCAGGGTAGTATCCCACCAGCGCCTCCACCGAAGCTAGCGCTCCGGCTTCCAAGGCTCCTACCTATCCTGTACAAGCTGTACCAACATTCAATATCAGGCTACAGTAAAGCTCCACGGGGTCTTTCCGTCCTGTCGCGGGTAATGTGCATCTTCACACATAGTATAATTTCACCGGGTCTCTCGTTGAGACAGTGCCCAAGTCGTTGCACCTTTCGTGCGGGTCGGAACTTACCCGACAAGGAATTTCGCTACCTTAGGACCGTTATAGTTACGGCCGCCGTTTACTGGGGCTTCGGTTCAACGCTTCGCATACGCTAACGCATCCCCTTAACCTTCCAGCACCGGGCAGGTGTCAGCCCCTATACTTCGCCTTACGGCTTCGCAGAGACCTGTGTTTTTGGTAAACAGTCGCTTGGGCCTTTTCACTGCGGCTCCTCGGCAGAGGAGCACCCCTTCTCCCGAAGTTACGGGGTCATTTTGCCGAGTTCCTTAACGAGAGTTCTCCCGCTCACCTTAGGATCCTCTCCTCGCCTACCTGTGTCGGTTTGCGGTACGGGCACCTCTTTCCTCACTAGAGGATTTTCTTGGCAGTGTGAACTCAGGAGCTTCGGTACTAAATTTCCCTCCCCATCACAGCTTGACGTTGCCGGACGGATTTGCCTATCCGACCGTCTCACTGCTTGGACGCGCTCATCCAATGGCGCGCTCTCCTTATCCTCCTGCGTCCCCCCGTCGTTCAAACGGAAAGGAGGTGGTACAGGAATATCAACCTGTTGTCCATCGCCTACGCCTTTCGGCCTCGGCTTAGGTCCCGACTAACCCTGAGAGGACGAGCCTTCCTCAGGAAACCTTAGGCATTCGGTGAAAGAGATTCTCACTCTTTTTTCGCTACTCATACCGGCATTCTCACTTCTAAGCGCTCCACCAGTCCTTACGGTCTGACTTCACGGCCCTTAGAACGCTCTCCTACCACTGATCGTAAGATCAATCCGCAGCTTCGGTGGTGTGTTTAGCCCCGGTACATTTTCGGCGCAGAGTCACTCGACCAGTGAGCTATTACGCACTCTTTCAATGATGGCTGCTTCTAAGCCAACATCCTGGTTGTCTAAGCAACTCCACATCCTTTTCCACTTAACACACACTTTGGGACCTTAGCTGGCGGTCTGGGCTGTTTCCCTCTCGACCATGAACCTTATCACCCACGGTCTGACTCCCAGAACAAAGTCGTTGGCATTCGGAGTTTGACTGAATTCGGTAACCCGATAGGGGCCCCTCGTCCAATCAGTGCTCTACCTCCAAGACTTTCTATTCTGAGGCTAGCCCTAAAGCTATTTCGGAGAGAACCAGCTATCTCCGTGTTCGATTGGCATTTCACCCCTACCCACACCTCATCCCCGTAATTTTCAACTTACGTGGGTTCGGGCCTCCAGTCAGTGTTACCTGACCTTCACCCTGGACATGGGTAGATCACACGGTTTCGGGTCTACGACCGCATACTCACTCGCCCTATTCAGACTCGCTTTCGCTGCGGCTCCGCTTCTGCTGCTTAACCTCGCATACGGTCGTAACTCGCCGGTTCATTCTACAAAAGGCACGCCGTCACCCATTAACGGGCTCCGACTACTTGTAGGCACACGGTTTCAGGTTCTCTTTCACTCCCCTTCCGGGGTGCTTTTCACCTTTCCCTCACGGTACTGGTTCACTATCGGTTACTAGGAAGTATTTAGCCTTGGGAGATGGTCCTCCCGGATTCCGACGGAATTTCTCGTGTTCCGCCGTACTCAGGATCCACTCCGGAGGGAGAAAGATTTCGACTACAGGGCTGTTACCTGCTCTGGCTGGCCTTTCCAGGCCGATTCGTCTATCTTCCTCCTTGGTAACTCCGATGGAGTGTCCTACAACCCCAGAAAGCAAGCTTTCTGGTTTGGGCTGATTCCGTTTCGCTCGCCGCTACTCGGGAAATCGCATTTGCTTTCTCTTCCTCCGGGTACTTAGATGTTTCAGTTCCCCGGGTGTGCCTTCCTATACCTATGTATTCAGTATAGGATACTGTTCCATTACGAACAGTGGGTTTCCCCATTCGGAAATCTCCGGGTCAAAGCCTACTTACGGCTCGCCGGAGCATATCGGTGTTAGTCCCGTCCTTCATCGACTCCTAGTACCAAGGCATCCACCGTGCGCCCTTATTCACTTAACTATCTTCGTGAAAAGACGTTGATTACAATTTCGATGTTTGATGTCTTGTCATCACTAGCGTCATCGTTAGATGACTACTATTGATTCCTTATCCAGTTTTCAAGGTTCACAGATTGAAAGATCGTTTGATCTCTCAAAACTGAACAACCAACCAAGTACGCTTCCGTTCTAAATCCTTAGAAAGGAGGTGATCCAGCCGCACCTTCCGATACGGCTACCTTGTTACGACTTCACCCCAATCATTGGCCCCACCTTCGGCGGCTGGCTCCAAAAAGGTTACCTCACCGACTTCGGGTGTTGCCAACTCTCGTGGTGTGACGGGCGGTGTGTACAAGGCCCGGGAACGTATTCACCGCGGCATGCTGATCCGCGATTACTAGCGATTCCGGCTTCATGTAGGCGAGTTGCAGCCTACAATCCGAACTGAGAATGGTTTTATGGGATTTGCTACACCTCGCGGCTTCGCTGCCCTTTGTACCATCCATTGTAGCACGTGTGTAGCCCAGGTCATAAGGGGCATGATGATTTGACGTCATCCCCGCCTTCCTCCGGTTTGTCACCGGCAGTCACCTTAGAGTGCCCAACTGAATGCTGGCAACTAAGATTAGGGGTTGCGCTCGTTGCGGGACTTAACCCAACATCTCACGACACGAGCTGACGACAACCATGCACCACCTGTCACTTGGTCCCCGAAGGGAAAACCCTATCTCTAGGGTGGTCCAAGGATGTCAAGACCTGGTAAGGTTCTTCGCGTTGCTTCGAATTAAACCACATGCTCCACCGCTTGTGCGGGCCCCCGTCAATTCCTTTGAGTTTCAGCCTTGCGGCCGTACTCCCCAGGCGGAGTGCTTAATGCGTTAACTTCAGCACTAAGGGGTGGAAGCCCCCTAACACCTAGCACTCATCGTTTACGGCGTGGACTACCAGGGTATCTAATCCTGTTTGCTACCCACGCTTTCGCACCTCAGCGTCAGAAACAGACCAGAGAGTCGCCTTCGCCACTGGTGTTCCTCCACATATCTACGCATTTCACCGCTACACGTGGAATTCCACTCTCCTCTTCTGTCCTCAAGTTCCCCAGTTTCCAATGACCCTCCACGGTTGAGCCGTGGGCTTTCACATCAGACTTAAGGAACCGCCTGCGCGCGCTTTACGCCCAATAATTCCGGACAACGCTTGCCCCCTACGTATTACCGCGGCTGCTGGCACGTAGTTAGCCGGGGCTTCCTCGTTAGGTACCGTCAAGGTGCCGCTCTATTCGCACGGCACTTGTTCTTCCCTAACAACAGAACTTTACGATCCGAAGACCTTCATCGTTCACGCGGCGTTGCTCCGTCAGACTTTCGTCCATTGCGGAAGATTCCCTACTGCTGCCTCCCGTAGGAGTCTGGGCCGTGTCTCAGTCCCAGTGTGGCCGATCACCCTCTCAGGTCGGCTACGCATCGTTGCCTTGGTGAGCCGTTACCTCACCAACTAGCTAATGCGCCGCGGGCCCATCTGTAAGTGATAGCCAGAGGCCATCTTTCAACTTTCCTTCATGCGAAGAAAAGTATTACCCGGCATTAGCCCCGGTTTCCCGGGGTTATTCCGATCTTACAGGTAGGTTGCCCACGTGTTACTCACCCGTCCGCCGCTCGTTCCACGAGCTTCACCCCCGAAGGGGATCCACTCGCTTCCCGCGCTCGACTTGCATGTATTAGGCACGCCGCCAGCGTTCGTCCTGAGCCAGGATCAAACTCTCCATAAAAGTTAGTTTGACTTGCTCATTTGCACAGCGAATGTGCTTGTTTCAATTCTCTTCTTTATAAGAAGAAATATCTTGACGTACTGGTTGGTTCGTTCAGTTTTCAAAGATCAAAATGTTGCGCGCCGCTTCAAAACAGCGACTTAACTAATATACCATGTCTAGTCGTTATCGTCAACAACTTTTCATGAATTATTTTGTCAGCCGTTTGCGGCTCGCCGCCTCTCTTAATGCGACAAGTAATAATATACCATGGCTATTCATACGTTGCAATACTTTTTTATAAAAAATTGTATTACTAAATAGATTGAAAGATTGTATTCTTTCATCCACTTGTCGCGGAATCCCTTTTACAGCAATGGGGTTGAAAACAAAAGCTGCAAAGGTTTGTATTTTATTATTTCCTGAAAAACTAAAAAGACGAGGCTCAGCCCCGTCTTTTAGATGATCCATAAATGAATCGCTGTGAGTGACAAAACACCCGGTACTCCTAGAACAGCTGAGACAGCTGCAGTGAATCCGTTGATTGGAACATGAAGACCGAATTGTGCACCAAACAGATTAACGAAAAACAATAGAATGACAGCAACAATCACCC
Coding sequences within:
- a CDS encoding pro-sigmaK processing inhibitor BofA family protein; translation: MDPVLVILLLGLAIPFLLIIGLPSKPLKFVGQVMTRVIVAVILLFFVNLFGAQFGLHVPINGFTAAVSAVLGVPGVLSLTAIHLWII